The window GATCTGGCCAAAGTGCTGCCTACCAGTCCCTTAGCCCCCAAAGCCAAAAAGCCCCTCTATGGGCTGTGACATAAACAAATCATCAATGCAAGGGGTTGAGGACAAGATCTGGTCAAAGTGCTGCCTACCAGTCCTTTAGCAACCAAAGCCGTCATAGGCCGTGGCATTGATTTCACCCATTTTGCTCCCCCCACTAAAACGCCCAAGGCGGCTGCCTCAACCTACCACCCCTCGGCCCGTCCCTGTAGGCTACTCTAGCAAAAGGTGACATTTCTATCTGCCCCCCCTTGACTTAACCAATATCCGGTGTTATTTTTGAAACTTTTACTTTACCCTTTTCCCTTCGATTGATTCCAATATCTTTTATTTCACCGCTTTCCAACTAAACCTGATGCACTCAACTGGAAGAccataaatgacaaaaatattctGACGTTtcataaagaaaaagtttgtaGCACCCACCAACCccaaattcaaaaaagaaaaactttatagTTGTTAAAAAGTGCACACGTACAGCTGCCGCAGGCGTCACTGCAGGGGTCGGAGGTGAAAGGAAAGGGAAGCGACAAAGCGTAGGAAGATTTTGGGGATGACCTCACGGTATCATGCAGCACGACCAGCTGGTAAAGTCTTCAAGCACTGAAGAAAATAACACAATGGATTTAtccagaaacaaaaagaaaagggcaCATCGGCAAATCTGCGTTACCTGGCAATGCACCCTTTCCTGGACAAGGACCCTTCAGTTCAATAATTCCCGGCGCCCGGGGTCCCAGGTCGCTGTCCACATTGGCAAATCTCCATAAGAATAAAATTGTCCCCAAAAAACTCAACCCCACGGCTGGTTAACTTTTGAAGCCCCCAAAAgttgatgatttttgtttttttcccaggcaaaaaagaaaaaggaatcaGCTGCCAGTGCGCAGCCCCCCTATTGATGATTTATGTTTGTCGGGGCCACAAGAACCCCCCCGGAATGAGCCGCTGTGTGAGATTAATACTGGAGCTCCCCTGGTTTTTCCCGTTCCATCTCCGCTCTTCTGGAATTCTTCTCCCCGGAGCCCCCAAGTTGTGTTGCTGTGGTTAGGATGAGATTCCCGATGGCAGGACAAAGATCCCAGTTGCCGATTGGTGGGTTTGTTGTTTTAGAGGATCCCTTCGGTGGGGTTTAGACGGCAGGTGGGGCTTTCTCCGACATGAGGACGGCTTCGATCCGCTCGTCTTCTATCACCACTGGGAAAATTAGGACAGGGTTAGGGAAGGGGGTCTGCGGTGCTGCATCCTAATAACACATAAGACAATTTCTCGCTGGGGAGGGGGGTGACGTCCCTGGATCTGACCTGAACACCTGTGCAACATATCGGCATGCATGGGCACACATACAACCTAGGCCAGCAGGGCATTTCCTGTCCACCCGCTGCCTTATGGTCAGCAAAGAGAAGAAAGTAGAGTGACAAAtcctcatcagtctgctgcttctccttttatcgTCCAATCAAAAGCTGGAGGCGGGGCTAGACCTGTCATTGTTACCTAACTGCAGTATAGAAAAAACAGGTCTGCAGCTCTAGAAGGGACCTGTCTAGATTGGAATATGAGAACTGCTGTGGACCTTTCTAGAAAAAGGGATTCTTTTTGCCAATGCCCCCCTCCCCACAACACATCTGATTTTAAATAGCCATTTGTAGCCAGACTGGGGCAGGAAAAAATGCCAGGCCTCCGATGCTTCCCCGGCTGACGTCACCATGCCTTCCACCAGCTGGGAGCATCAAATCCCACGAGAATGCAGCCCTGCGATGAGCTGGAGTTCATTCACGCAGGATTTCCAGCATGGTCACCTGTGGCACCCTCAAGCACCAAAGCTCGGGGAATGGggttcatttattctttttgggGTGATTTATTTGCTGGCTTTGCTTTTTAAAGCCATTTGTGTTGAGGAAGATTCCCATAAAGCAGCCTTTGGCCAGTCCCAGTAAAATTCTGTATCAACCTATAAATAAATTACTAACTCCTCGTCCGGGTTTGTGAAGCCAAGAGGGCTACTAATATACCCCCCCTTCCCCAGTGTCCCCGGGTCATTTATAGTTCACAGGAAGTGGCAGTTCCTGCTCCCCCCTTGACCATAACACCGATACGACTCGCTCGTGATGGAAAAGTTCCTGCCAGTTGTTTGtatggaacattttatttttgttccttgcACAATTCTGTCACATGACTAGAAGAGGTGACCACACAGATTCCAATTTTGGATAATACCCCGTGGGGGTCTGAAGATGGGCGGCTGGATGGGGTTGAGGAATGGATACAATTCCCATCTCAAATTATTGGGATACATGATGATGTAATGGGGTCACAAGATGTACGGGAGCAGGTCGTACCCATTGGTGGCTATATTGGGTGCATCAGTCAATTCCTTCACATAACCTATAAAAATGGTTGGTGACACCTAGGCTAAGTTTTAGGGTGCTGACAGACAGAAGGACGGGACCCCATATACATAGAATGGCAAAAGTGTTCAATATGAGGGGCTCAAATTGGGGTACGGGGTGAATTATTGGGACAAACCCTGCAGTGAATATTTTGGGGGTCACATGCTCAGATTGGGGAGCACACAGCATTATTGTACACACCCCAGAAGGTACAGATAAAATTAGGGGGTCTCATGCTTTGTAAGGGGAATGCAGACATAATATTGGGGCAAACACTTTGTTTTGGGGGTAAGGGACACACATTCAGTGTGAGGGTTCAATCAGGCTTACAAACTCACTTTTGGGGGGGCAGATTGCCCTATTATGAGGGTGACATGAACAAATGTTGGGGTGCAGCATTAAATCAGAATAGAAATGTgaacacaattttacatttaggaCAGAATTTTGGGGTGACACTTTTTATTGGGGTGCATGCAAAGGAGGAGGGGGGGTACAATCTGAGGGTGGATACAATTAGAATTGGGGGGTCACACACAATCGCTATCACTCACCTCTCTTGCTGCGCCCAATCTGCCCGAGTTTGGGGGGTCTTTTTCCGCCCCCCTGGCTGGAGCTGCCATAGAAGTTGCCAGTGTCCTGAAGGCGGCAGGTGAGGGGGATCTGGCCATCCCCCCCTCCGTCGGCATAATGCCCCCGCTGCTCGGCTTCGCTGAAGGGCAGCACCTCGGACATGCTGACACCGATTACAGCCCACTCCGGAGGACGCTGATCACTCACCGCGGAGACCCTGATCACATCGTCCGGCTGGGGGAGCAGGGGGACCTAAAGAGAGGGGGGGAGAGTCAGGAATGGGGGTAACAGAACTGAGAGAATGGGGGACACTAGTTAGAGAGGGGTATACAGAATCCTTACCAGGGTAGGACATTTAGCAGGGTGGGTGAAGGGGTAACTTTAGTTGTAGGTTACCTAGTTAGCCGGATAGGTTGGTTCCCGAGTACTAAACTAGTCTGTTTGTGATGGAGGGGCTGAGGCTGGAGGTGACCCAGCGCAATAAAAGCAAACCAGGGGGCAGGTAAGTGAGCTAATGCAGTGGTCTGGTGACAGGTAGGTAATCTAGCAGGAAAAGGTAAAAGGTTGGGTTACCTATTGAGATTGGGGGTTGTTACCTGGAGAAAGAGCTAGAATACCAAGTGTAAGGAGGTAGGTTACCTAGTGAGATGAGGGTAGAAGGTAAGTCACCTAGTGGTAGGAAACTAGTTAATTGGGGGAAATCAGGAGGTAGGTTAACTTAGATTAACTTAGGTTAACTTAGATTGGGGAGGGGGGTAAATGTATATCAGAAAGGTGGAAGGTAGGTAACCCAGAAGGCAGGTTACCTTTTGGAAGGGTAGGTATCTTAGTGGGAGGGGGATCCCTGGTAGTGGGAAGGAAAGCCTAGGATGTGCATTGGGCAGAGAAAAAGGAAGGTTATGGAGTAGGAGGGGGGTAGGTTGTATAGTGGGAGTTACATTGTGGGAGGTGGATTGGTTATATAAAGGGAGGGTGGGAGGTAGGTAGGTAAATTGTACAAAGGTAGGTTGCAGAGTAGAAGGGTAAAAAGGTGAGTTAGTAAGCTGAATGAGGTCAGGTCacatagtggggggggggggggttggataGTAGGAGGGTAAAAGGTAGGTAACACATTGGGAGAGGGTATTTTGCAAAGTAAGAGGGTAAAAAGGTAGGTTATGAAGATGGAGGTGGTCAGATCACATAGTGGGTGGTAGGAAAGATAGTGGGGGTAGGTTGCATAGTGGAAGGGTAATAGGTAGGTAACACAGTTGGGGGGGTGAAGGTTGCATATTGAGAGGGTAGGTGAGCTGAGCTGGAGGTAGGAATGAAGGTATTGGGATGTGAACTACCTGTTCAGGGGAGGGAAGAAGCTGTGCTGCCTAGCAGGGGG of the Pyxicephalus adspersus chromosome 11, UCB_Pads_2.0, whole genome shotgun sequence genome contains:
- the CAMK2N1 gene encoding calcium/calmodulin-dependent protein kinase II inhibitor 1, whose amino-acid sequence is MSEVLPFSEAEQRGHYADGGGDGQIPLTCRLQDTGNFYGSSSQGGGKRPPKLGQIGRSKRVVIEDERIEAVLMSEKAPPAV